A stretch of DNA from Mesorhizobium onobrychidis:
GGCCGAGCTCAACAGATCCGAAGCACTGGACAGCAATCGGCTGTGCTCGTCGAACTTGGTGGCGATCGAGGCAACCTCGCGCAAGGTCGCGGATGACAGCTCGGTAAGCCGTGTCGTGTTCGAATCGACCAAGCGTGCCGAACTGGCGAAGGTCTGCGCGGCTTTCTCCGTCGTCGCCGCAAAGCTTTGCGTGCTGCCGGTCAGGCGTTCGTCGACCTGGCCGAGATTGGCCGCCGCCTGCTCGATCAACTGACCAAGCTGCGAGCTCGAGGTGCTCATACGGCCGATAAGATCGGCGACACTGTCGGCGAGCGTCGAGCGCGCGCCTTCGACGGCCGACAATGTTTCGGCCGTGCGGCTGGCGAGCGCATTGACGAGGGTGGCGTTTTCACTGCGCAGCTTCTCAGTGGCGCGTTCGGTCACCTCTTCCATGCTCTTTTGCAGTTCCGAGCCGCCCTGGGCGAAGCGCTCGACCAGCGGCCGTGCCGTTTCGTCGAGGATTTTCGAGATCTCGGCCGAACGTGCCGCAAGCATGGTGTTGAGCTCGCGGGTGTTGGTGCCGATGGTCTTCGCCGCGTCATTGGTGCTCTGGCCGATATGCTGGCCGACCGCAGTGAAGGTTTCGGCGATCGAGTTGGCGCGCGAAATAAGTTGCGCCTCAGCGGTCGAAACCTGCTCGTTGAGTTTCTGGCCTATCGTTTCGGTGGTGTAGACGAGACGGTTTTCGACGCCGGCAACCTGCTCCTCGACGCGAGCCGCCGCAGCCGCCGCGCTGGATGCCAGGCGCTCGTCGGCGCCGGCGAGCGCCTGCTCGATGTCACGGGCGTGGACGGCCAGTTCCTGACCGGTCTGCCTCGCACGTTCGGCAACCCGCTGCTCGGTGCTGGCAAACGCCCCGACGATGTTGTCGGCATGTTCTCCGATCGTCGACGTGCTGTCGGCGATGCGGGATACCAGACGGTGATCCGCCTCGTCGAAGATACGGCCGATCTCGGATGCGCGGGCCGACAGCGCTTCCGAACCTTCGGCGATGCGCGAGATCAGCTGCTTGTCGGCGGCATCGAAAATGCGGCCAAGGTCCGATGCCCGCGCTGCTAGCGCTTCGGCCGATTCGCCGATGCGCACGCCGAGCCGTTCGTCGGCGCCTTCGAAATTGCGCAGGATGTCGCCGGCGCGTGCCGCCAGCGACTGCGCCGTTTCGACCGCGCGGGCAACCAGCTTCTGGTCCGCCGCATCGAATGTACCGGCGATCTCGCTGGCACGAGCGGCCAGCTGGTCGGCTGTTTCCTGGGCGCGCGTCAGCAAGGAGTTCGATGTGTCGTCGACACGGGCCATGATTGCGCTGGATGTATCCTCGGCGCGGGCTATGAGCGCACTCGACGTGTCTTCGGCACGTGCGGCGAGGCGGCGGTCCGCCTCCTCGAAGGTGCGGGCGATATCCTCCGCCCTGGCGAGCAAGGCGGCCGAGGTCTGCTCGGCACGTTCGGCGATCTTGCGATCGGCGTCGCTGAACGCCGCACCTGCCTGCTCATGCAGCGCGCTGGTGACTTCCATGACCTTTTCACGCAGCGCTCCCGCAACGAAGACGGCGCTCTTTTCGAGCACGCTGCGGACGTTGTCGACACCGGTCGACAGCGCGCGCTCCATGGTTCCGGCGCGCTCCTCGATGATGCCGGTCTGGCGGCTGAACGCCTGCTCGATCTTTTCGACGTCTGCGGCAATGGCGTCCGAGATGTCGGTGCTTCTGGCGGCGATCTGGTCGATATGGCCGGACAGGGAACGGTCGACTTCCTTGCGCGTATCGGCGAGCTTGGAGAGATCGTCCTCCAGCGCACGGGTCAGCGCGTCGCGGCCTTCGCCCAGTTTGCCGACATGCCCGGCGATGATGTCGTCCACCTCGCTGCGGCTCGCCGCAATTTTCTGCAGGTCTGCTTCCAGCGCACGTCTGAGAATGTCGCGGCCTTCGGCCAGTTTCTCGACCTGGCCGGCAACCAGCCCGTCGATGCTCGACCGGCTTTCCGCCAGTTTGGCGAGGTCGTCTTCAAGCGCCTTGGACAGGATCGAGCGGTCCTGGATGAGCTTCTCGGCATGGCTGTTTACAAGACCGTTGACGCTGCCGAGATCGGCCTCCAGCGCCCGCGCAAACTCTGCACGATTGTCGGTCAGCTGCTGGGACTGGTCGGCGACGACACCCTTGATGGTATTGAGGTCTGCTTCCAGCGCGCGTCTGAGGATGTCGCGGCCTTCGGCCAGCTTCTCGACCTGGCCGGCAACCAGCCCGTCGATGCTCGACCGGCTTTCCGCCAGTTTGGCGAGGTCGTCTTCGAGCGCCTTGGACAGGGTCGAGCGGTCCTGGATGAGCTTTTCGGCATGGCTGTTTACAAGACCGTTGACGCTGCCGAGATCGGCTTCCAGCGCCTGCGCGAACTGTGCGCGATTGTCGGTCAGCCGCTGCGACTGGTCGGCGACGACATCCTTGATGGTATTGAGGTCTGCTTCCAGCGCACGTCTGAGAATGTCGCGGCCTTCGGCCAGCTTTTCGACCTGGCCGGCAACCAGCCCGTCGATGCTCGACCGGCTTTCCGCCAGCTTGGCGAGGTCGTCTTCGAGCGCCTTGGACAGGGTCGAGCGGTCTTCCGCCAGCTTTTCGGACTGGCCTGCTATGACGTCATTGATCGTATTGAGATCGGATTCCAGCGCGCGCTTGAGGATGTCGCGGCCCTCTGCCAGCTTCTCGACCTGGCCGGTAACCAGACCATCGATGCTCGACCGGCTTTCAGCCAGTTTGGCGAGGTCGTCTTCGAGTGCCCTCGACAGGATTGAACGGTCCTCGGCGAGCCTGTTCATGTGATCGGAGATAAGGCCATTCACGCTCTGCAGGTCGGTTTCCAACGCCTTGGAGAGCTGACCACGGTCTTCCGCCAGCTTTTCGGACTGGCCTGATATGACGTCCTTGATCGTGTTGAGATCGGATTCCAGCGCGCGCTTGAGGATGTCGCGGCCTTCGGCCAGCTTCTCGACCTGGCCGGCGACCAGCCCGTCGATGCTCGACCGGCTTTCCGCCAATTTGGCCAGGTCGGCCTCGAGCGTCTGCGAAAGCAGGCTGCGATCGTCGGCGAGCCTGCCCGAATGGTCCTCGATCAAGCCTCGGACGCCGGACAGGTCGCTTTCAAGCGAGCGCGAAAGCAGGCTGCGGTCTTCCGCCAGTTTTGCGGAATGGCTCTCGATGAGATCCTTGATGCCGACAATGTCGGTTTCCAATGCCTTGGCGAGTATGGCGCGACCTTCGGCGATCTTCTCGACCTGACCGGCGACCAGTCCGTCGATGCTGGCGCGACTGTCGGCCAGCTTGCCGAGATCGGCCTCGAGGGCGCGTGAAAGAATGCTGCGGCCTTCGGCGAGCCTGCCAACATGGCCGGCAACCATTTCGTCAATGATCGTACGGGCTTGTACAAGTTTTCCGGAGTCTTCGTTCAAGGCTTGTGAAAGCCTGTTGCGGCCCTCTTCGAGCCTTTCGAGATGGCTGCCGAGCGAAGCATCGATGGCGGCGCTTGACTCGTTGACCTTGCGCAGATCCTCTTCGAGGGCGCGCGAGATCAGGTTACGGCCTTCGGCAAGCTTCTGCACCTGGTCGGTGACGGCCGCATCGATGCCGGCGCGGCTTTCGGCGAATTTCGCAAGATCGGCCTGCATTGCCGCCGCCATGCGTTCGCGGCTTTCGGAAAGCTTGCGGCTGTGGTTCTCGACGGCTTCTTCGATGCCGACGCGGGCATCGGAAAGCCGCTGGATGTCGGCGTCGAAGGAGCGCGACACCACATGACGGGCCGCTTCCATGCGCCCGGCGAAATCGCCGGCGCGTGCTTCAAGCATGGACGAAGTCGACGAAACGATGTCGGCCATGTCGGCGCCGATCTGGGTCTTGCCCTGATCGATCATTGCCGACAGCGTCTCCTTGCTTTCCTGGAAGGTATGGGCGATTTCGCGCGCGCGCTCGACCAGCGTCTCGTTGATCTGGCGTGCGCGGGCCTCGAGCGCGGCGTTGAGCTTCTGGGTGCCGGTGTCGAGCGCTTCGGCGCGGGTCTGGAATTCACTAATCAGCGCCTGGCCACGTTCGGCCAGCGTCCGCTCGATGCCGTCAAGGCTGGCTTCAAATTCGGAGTTGAGCGTACGCGCGGCGCCGCCGAGCAGCGATACCATGCCGGAGGTCCGATCGTCGAGCAGATCAGTCAGCGACCGGGTGAGGCCGTCGGTCGTGTCCGTCAGCTTGGCGATGCGTGTATCGAGAAGGCTGGCGAAGGCTTCGCCGGAGGTCGACAGCCGGTCCGTGATCGATTCGAGCCGGCCTTCCACCGAATCGAAGATCGACACCGAGCTTTGGTTGATCCTGTCGATCAGCGTGTCGCCGGAGTTGGTGATGGTCATCGACAGGTTGGTCGAGGCGTTGAGGATGCTGTCGCGAATGATGTCGCTGGCAGCCCCGATTTCGTCCTTCAGCGTCTCATGCGCGCCGGTGATCGAGGCGCGCACGCGTTCGGCGTGGGTGACCACCGCTTCGCGCTCGCTGCCCAGCCCGTCGACAAGCGAGCGGATGCGCGATTCATTCTCCGAGTAGGAGCGTTCGATCTGGTTCACCTCGCTGTGGACCAGGGTTTCGAGCTCGACGGCACGCGCAAGCGTGCGCTCGATGCCTTCACCCATGGCCGCCACCTCGCGGCGGACGGCTTGCCCGATCATCATGACGCGATCCTGGGCAATATTTTCCGGCTCGGTCAGGCGGAAGGCCACTTCCGTCATCGACTGAGCCGCGATGCGCATCTCCTGCGCGCGGCGAATCATGGCGGCAAACGCCCAGAACAGGAGCACGGGCAGGATCGCAGCGATCGCCAGGCCGATCAGTTCGGGACGGGCGAAAAACTGGCCGGGCGTGCGGATTTGCCAGATGCCTGGTCCAAACAGCAGGTTGGCCAATGCACCGGCGCCCGCGATCCAGGCAAGCGAAACGAGCGCCACGACCCAGTAGATCGTGTTCGAGGCACGCCGATTGAGGGTGTGCAGCAGCGTTTTGTAATCTTTTTGACGAGGGTCATTGGCCGGCGTGAAGCTGGCCGGCTGCGTGCCATTGCGCGTTTCCACAGGGCGCAGTTCAGCCGGCTTGGCCTTTGCCGCGGGGTTTGCTTTCTGGTCCTGGGCTTTTTCGTCCTGGTTGGCGGCAGGCTCCGTCTTCTGGCTCTGGCTGGCGACAGGCTCGGCATTCTGGCTCTGGTTGGCGACAGGCTCGGCATTCTGGTTACGGCCTTCGCGTGCCAACTCGTCGGCAGCCTGCGATATCTGCGCTTCCAGATCTTCCATCGACGCTGCGATGTCGAGGTCGCCGCCGGCATCGCCGCTCAGATCGATATCAAGTGCTTTTTCGAGTTCCCTGGCTACGTCGTTGTCGAGCGCTCTTGTCGTCGTTGTTTTCTTCGCCATGCCTTCGCTACCCTGTACAAGCTGCCGCGGGACTTATTGATTCTGCTTGTCGTGTCCCACGCAAGAGGCTGAAAATGGACCTGTCGTATCGTAATGACACACCGG
This window harbors:
- a CDS encoding kinesin yields the protein MAKKTTTTRALDNDVARELEKALDIDLSGDAGGDLDIAASMEDLEAQISQAADELAREGRNQNAEPVANQSQNAEPVASQSQKTEPAANQDEKAQDQKANPAAKAKPAELRPVETRNGTQPASFTPANDPRQKDYKTLLHTLNRRASNTIYWVVALVSLAWIAGAGALANLLFGPGIWQIRTPGQFFARPELIGLAIAAILPVLLFWAFAAMIRRAQEMRIAAQSMTEVAFRLTEPENIAQDRVMMIGQAVRREVAAMGEGIERTLARAVELETLVHSEVNQIERSYSENESRIRSLVDGLGSEREAVVTHAERVRASITGAHETLKDEIGAASDIIRDSILNASTNLSMTITNSGDTLIDRINQSSVSIFDSVEGRLESITDRLSTSGEAFASLLDTRIAKLTDTTDGLTRSLTDLLDDRTSGMVSLLGGAARTLNSEFEASLDGIERTLAERGQALISEFQTRAEALDTGTQKLNAALEARARQINETLVERAREIAHTFQESKETLSAMIDQGKTQIGADMADIVSSTSSMLEARAGDFAGRMEAARHVVSRSFDADIQRLSDARVGIEEAVENHSRKLSESRERMAAAMQADLAKFAESRAGIDAAVTDQVQKLAEGRNLISRALEEDLRKVNESSAAIDASLGSHLERLEEGRNRLSQALNEDSGKLVQARTIIDEMVAGHVGRLAEGRSILSRALEADLGKLADSRASIDGLVAGQVEKIAEGRAILAKALETDIVGIKDLIESHSAKLAEDRSLLSRSLESDLSGVRGLIEDHSGRLADDRSLLSQTLEADLAKLAESRSSIDGLVAGQVEKLAEGRDILKRALESDLNTIKDVISGQSEKLAEDRGQLSKALETDLQSVNGLISDHMNRLAEDRSILSRALEDDLAKLAESRSSIDGLVTGQVEKLAEGRDILKRALESDLNTINDVIAGQSEKLAEDRSTLSKALEDDLAKLAESRSSIDGLVAGQVEKLAEGRDILRRALEADLNTIKDVVADQSQRLTDNRAQFAQALEADLGSVNGLVNSHAEKLIQDRSTLSKALEDDLAKLAESRSSIDGLVAGQVEKLAEGRDILRRALEADLNTIKGVVADQSQQLTDNRAEFARALEADLGSVNGLVNSHAEKLIQDRSILSKALEDDLAKLAESRSSIDGLVAGQVEKLAEGRDILRRALEADLQKIAASRSEVDDIIAGHVGKLGEGRDALTRALEDDLSKLADTRKEVDRSLSGHIDQIAARSTDISDAIAADVEKIEQAFSRQTGIIEERAGTMERALSTGVDNVRSVLEKSAVFVAGALREKVMEVTSALHEQAGAAFSDADRKIAERAEQTSAALLARAEDIARTFEEADRRLAARAEDTSSALIARAEDTSSAIMARVDDTSNSLLTRAQETADQLAARASEIAGTFDAADQKLVARAVETAQSLAARAGDILRNFEGADERLGVRIGESAEALAARASDLGRIFDAADKQLISRIAEGSEALSARASEIGRIFDEADHRLVSRIADSTSTIGEHADNIVGAFASTEQRVAERARQTGQELAVHARDIEQALAGADERLASSAAAAAARVEEQVAGVENRLVYTTETIGQKLNEQVSTAEAQLISRANSIAETFTAVGQHIGQSTNDAAKTIGTNTRELNTMLAARSAEISKILDETARPLVERFAQGGSELQKSMEEVTERATEKLRSENATLVNALASRTAETLSAVEGARSTLADSVADLIGRMSTSSSQLGQLIEQAAANLGQVDERLTGSTQSFAATTEKAAQTFASSARLVDSNTTRLTELSSATLREVASIATKFDEHSRLLSSASDLLSSAQSNLEHTLERQSSLEDLAVGLVKKSEDLEKVMRSFEDLVGQTLQNAEGKTLESADKIRTAISDVVDSATKRFADATEEMRRTAGSIKSELDLTRAELKKGVIEMPEEAKESTTAIRRAVSEQINALKELSDIVAKSGRNTDSSEPRNLRPAPQAPAARAAEPQGRPPGPQPEPLGPQTPSGDTALRGTLDLERPAETAPRQRDPNGRTPQGGWVRDLLTGASREEGAKPAVPSEAPRSAPAQRSPLHVVESLNSLSVDIARAIDHEASIELWDRYRRGERDVFTRRLYTLKGQQTFDEIRRKYQMEAEFRAAVDRYCDDFEKLLKDVSRNDRDNMMAQTYLTSDTGKVYTMLAHASGRLH